The genomic interval ACCAAGGAAGATACAAGGAGTGGATCAGTAGTTTAGTTTGTGACGATTGTAGGGCCTTAGATTTGGCCAGCAGGGGCAaccaaaaattttgagaaaagaatAATCAGGTGGTTCGTGTTGAATCATGTAGTagggagatttatttttaagaaccGGTGTAAGGAGTAAATTTATTAAGTAGGTGGCAGTTTGAAAAGCGTCATCCCAAAAGGAAAGTGGGAGTGATGCTTGAGAGAGTAGTGTGAGTCTTGTTTCCACTATGTGATGATGCTTACGTTCAACAAGACCGTTCTGTTGGTGAGTATGGGGACAAGAAAAACGGTGAGAAATTCCAAGTGTTTTGCACAAGGAGGTTAAGGGACGAAATTCCCCACCAGCATCTGTTTGTATGGTTATTATTTTAGTGTTGAAGAATCTTTCGgcaaatttaataaatgagttaaattcTTGCAACACATCCGATTTGAGCTTAATGGGAAACAATCAAGTGTATCGTGTAAAGTGGTCCACAACAGACAAATAATACTGAAAACCATTTCTTGAGATTAAAGGAGTTGGGCCCCATACATCAACCCAAACAAGTTCAAGCGGCCTTGTGGTCCAAATTGTActagggtaaaatggtaattgatgtgattttgctAAGGGGCAATCAAAACAACGAAATGCAGAATCATTTGGAAAATAAGGCAAATGGTTGGCGTGCACAATGCGAGAGACCAGATCAATGGAAGGATGGCCCAAACGATTATGCCAGTGGCTGAGAGGGACTCTTTTGCCGATATGAGTGGATGGACTGGAGGAAGGCAGTGGTGGTGGGAACTGGTAGAGTCCGTCACAAAGAGGTCGGCTGATGAGGAGCATCCCTGTCACTTTGTCCTTAACCAAAAAATAGGTGGAATGGAATTCAAAGAAACATGAGTTATTAGTGCAAAATTTGGAAACAAAGACAAGGTTCTTTGTGATTGAAGGTACATGAAGCAAGTTAGAAAGATTAAATGAAGAGAAGTGAGTTTTGAAAGAAGGTTCACCAATGTTACTGATGGGCAAGCCAGTGTCGTTCCCCACGAATCTACTCAGCTCCTCCATACAGTTCCGAAGAGATGTTTAGGTGGGAGAGATCATGCGTAATGTGATGAGTGGTTGCAGAATCAGGGTACCAAGAGGAATCTAATATGGCGGAAGGCGAGGTGTAGTTGGTTGAGAAAGAACGAGGGGATTCGAACTAGTAGGCTTGATCAAAACGGAAGTGACACTGAAGGGTAATGTGGTCGGGTTTGTTACAGACTTGGCAAGTGGGTCTGCTTGAGTGGTAAGGTTGTGGGTTGGATTGATTGGAAGGTGATGAATGCCCTCTGGGTTGGGAAATCTAGATCATCCCCTATGAAAACATTGGTCACGATTGGGTGGTTTGCCTCTATTGTCAGAACGAGGGATTTCGAACTAGTAGGCATGATCAAAACGGAAGTGACACTGAAGGGCAATGTGGCCGGGTTTGTTACAGACTTGGCAAGTGGGTCTGCTTGAGTAGTAAGGTTGTGGGTTGGACTGATTGGAAGATGATGAACGCCCTCTGGGTTGGGAGAATCTAGATCGTCCCCTATGAAAATGCTGGCCACGATTGGGTGGTCAGCCTCTATTGTCACAAGTGTTTCCAGAAGTGAAGTCGGCAGAAGGTTCGGTGAAGTTGATGGTGATGTTGTTGTGAGAAGTATAAGACATGCGGCTTTCTTGGATAAGGAGGAGGTGATAGAGTTCATGTGAGGTGATTGGGTCAATGCGAGTAGTGATCAATGTGATGAAGTTTTCATAGGCAGGACCAAGACCATTTAACAGATAAGTTACAAATTCCTTATCTGAGAGGGGGTACCAGTGGCGGAAAGGGTATCTGAAAGCATGCAAACTTTGCTAAAATACTCAGAGATTGGTTGGTCATCATGAGAAAGGTTGGTAAGTTGAAATCTAATCTGAAATTCCTTGGCCTGGGAGTAGGAACTAAACATGGATTCAAGAGTTTTCCAGAGATCTCTAGAGGTAGTTGATGTGATGACATGGCCAATGATAGATTccaaaagagaggagaagaggatactaaggcctcgtttattttcagaaaacatctcatctcatctgatcattacaattttctcaacttccaatataaaataaaataaacaattcaactttttcaaatcccaaaacaaaaataatattaaaaaatatattttaacaatactttattcaactttttaactttaatctcaactcatctcatctcatctcatctgcaaaaacaaacgaggcctaagaatCAATTGATCAGTTTTCCGCCAAGATAGATAGGCTGGATTTGATTTTGGGTTGGAATCAGAAGCAGAGAGGAGAAAGGCAGGAGGTGTAGGTTCAGTACCACTGATATAGGAATAGAGGTCTTGGCCTCTGAGATAGGTTGAAATTTGAACACGCCATAAAAGATAGTTATCTGAGTTAAGTTTTATGGTTAGTATATGAGAGAATGAAGGAGAAATAGAAGCTGGAGGTTGGGAGAGAATTGGGGATTCTATGGCCATGGTGAAAGAGGCGGATCAAGAGACTGCTAGTCagcagctctgataccataacaaCACCAGACAAAAAGGAGTTTTGGAATTCTATTCATTTCACTATATTGCTTTACAGTGTGAGAGGACGGTATATTTATAGACCTGAGTGCTGctacaaggaaagaaaaaggaatctCAAGGAATTACAATTCAGTTACACTAGCTGCCAAAAGAATAACAGAGTACGAAATCATGGAGATATTCCTGAAGCTTCTGCTGAGATGGATTCTTCCAAGTCAGTGTCCAGCTCATTCGCTGAGTCATTTTGCTTGAGTGATTTACTTGTGTTGACACATAGACACcttaaggaaaagaaaaatcactaAAAAGATAGGAATCTTGGTTGtttgaaaacccaaaaaatagaaTTCTTCACTCAGCCGAGTTTGCCTTAGTTGTTTCTTTTGATGGAAAAATGAATTACAGAAATACAATGACCCGCGCGGCTCCAATAGACAAGtttcaaaaaatagtttaaactcACGATGGAAAATAGAAGACTAGAACGCAAGGGATACAGATAGATAAGATCGAGGGATTTTCACAGTATTATGAACCACAGAACTTGAAAAAACTTGGCTACAAACAGCATCCCATCCCACTATTATGATATAACTCCCTGTGTTAACGAAGATTCGAAATTAGGCCAAATGCTTCCGAAGGTACTGACCCCAAATCAAAAGCCAACGAGTCTGACCCCATAGGTAACAATAACTAGCTAAACTCACAATGATAATGCAGAAGAAACAATGACTCAGACGACTCCAATTGATGAACTTCAACAAATAAGCTTAATCatacgaagaaaaaaaaaataaaacgcaGATTGTTTAAGTTAACAAATTCCCACAAGAATAACAATAAACCCCAAAGATAGCGTGGAAACATTACGATTCAGAAAGTTAGATGAGTCGgtgataaaagataaatttaacaaaagGAAAGTAACAAACCGCGCAAAGCCTCGTCTTTGCGCtcttgaattgaaatgaaatcaGGTGGGATGTGGAACTCCTCCGTGGACAAAGCAGCATTGCTGCTATTCCCTCCCACTATTGTTGTGGTTGATATTGAAGAATGAGCTGGTGATGAACTATTCATTTCTGAATTCCTtcgttgttttttctttttctttctgggAAGAATTGCTTTTGCTCAGAAGGAAAATTTCACGCCCAGGCAAAGCCAAA from Juglans regia cultivar Chandler chromosome 2, Walnut 2.0, whole genome shotgun sequence carries:
- the LOC108988809 gene encoding protein SAMBA-like isoform X2, with the protein product MNSSSPAHSSISTTTIVGGNSSNAALSTEEFHIPPDFISIQERKDEALRVLKSDLMASLDKEVKSLDEDNWKFEGPRSRIHLISRRGFV